From Hermetia illucens chromosome 6, iHerIll2.2.curated.20191125, whole genome shotgun sequence, one genomic window encodes:
- the LOC119660149 gene encoding 39S ribosomal protein L19, mitochondrial has product MNISSKVFQSAIINKTNVRRIASTVPRCSAQSERKVPLSSQAQTQSNSPSSSEQRKPVVPSEYRFVYPEFLPDPKLEWRNPIREKLERMDMLNRRKHIDIPEFYVGSIMAVTYSEPYSAGKVSRFVGICIDRDRCGLRARFILRNVIDFQGIEVEYEMYDPAIQKIEVLRLEKRLDDKLYYLRDALPEYSTFDVNMEPELLPEGAPVPVNDIKVKLRPRPWLERWERQNLKGVENIEEHLKEKHILKAKARETPWEKYDLMKQYRKTIPEEEQKEIYAEVYSQLHQLELARKKMKRKRTFIKPTKLA; this is encoded by the exons ATGAATATTTCTTCCAAAGTATTCCAATCGGCAATAATAAACAAGACAAATGTTCGAAGGATAG CAAGCACTGTTCCAAGATGTTCGGCTCAATCAGAGCGCAAGGTGCCACTTTCATCGCAAGCCCAAACGCAATCCaactctccatcatcttctgaACAAAGGAAGCCTGTAGTGCCGTCGGAATACCGCTTCGTTTATCCCGAATTCCTCCCTGATCCCAAGTTAGAATGGCGTAATCCGATTCGCGAGAAATTAGAACGAATGGACATGCTCAATCGGCGCAAACATATCGACATCCCTGAATTCTACGTTGGGTCGATAATGGCTGTGACCTACTCTGAGCCCTATTCGGCCGGGAAAGTGAGTCGGTTTGTAG GAATCTGCATTGACCGTGATCGATGCGGCCTTCGGGCCCGTTTCATCCTTCGTAATGTAATCGACTTCCAAGGAATCGAAGTGGAGTATGAAATGTACGACCCGGCAATTCAGAAAATAGAAGTTCTACGCCTTGAAAAACGTCTGGACGATAAACTCTATTATCTACGTGATGCGCTGCCAGAGTATAGTACATTCGACGTGAACATGGAACCGGAGCTTTTGCCTGAAGGCGCTCCAGTCCCCGTGAATGATATCAAAGTGAAACTTCGTCCGAGGCCGTGGCTTGAACGATGGGAGCGGCAGAACCTGAAAGGTGTAGAAAACATTGAAGAGCATCTGAAGGAGAAACACATCCTTAAAGCCAAAGCCCGCGAAACACCTTGGGAGAAATACGATTTGATGAAGCAATATCGGAAGACGATACCAGAAGAAGAGCAAAAGGAAATTTACGCTGAAGTGTATTCACAGCTGCATCAGCTGGAATTGGCCAGGAAGAAGATGAAGCGCAAACGAACGTTCATTAAACCGACAAAATTGGCGTAG